A genomic region of Methanosphaera sp. contains the following coding sequences:
- a CDS encoding 30S ribosomal protein S13, whose protein sequence is MAEEFRHMVRITRKDVDGNKTIASALTEIKGIGKAFAVAICKVADLDQDAQIGYIDDESVQKIEEVLENPQEFGIPEWFLNRRNDYTTGETKHLIEADLNMTLRDDLNRMKMVRSYKGKRHEVGLPVRGQRTKSTFRHGSSVGVSRTRPGQ, encoded by the coding sequence ATGGCTGAAGAATTTAGACATATGGTTCGTATAACTCGTAAAGACGTTGACGGAAACAAAACAATAGCTTCTGCTTTAACAGAAATTAAAGGTATTGGTAAAGCTTTCGCTGTTGCAATATGTAAAGTTGCTGACTTAGATCAAGATGCACAAATCGGATACATCGATGATGAATCAGTACAAAAAATCGAAGAAGTTCTTGAAAACCCTCAAGAATTCGGAATTCCTGAATGGTTCTTAAACAGAAGAAACGACTATACAACAGGTGAAACAAAACACTTAATCGAAGCTGACTTAAACATGACACTTCGTGACGACCTTAACAGAATGAAAATGGTTAGAAGTTACAAAGGTAAAAGACATGAAGTTGGACTTCCAGTACGTGGTCAAAGAACTAAATCAACATTTAGACACGGATCTTCTGTTGGTGTAAGCAGAACAAGACCTGGTCAATAG
- a CDS encoding 30S ribosomal protein S4, translated as MGNPKKPRKQYDTPSHPWNAERIKEENRLASKYGLKNKKEIWKAESKVKRYRRDARIILGMDADEREAQETELMNHLVRLGFISPNAKLEEVLDLNVEDVLRRRLQSLVFKKGLSNTAKEARLFVVHGHITLNGKKINAPGHLVEKADEDNIGFYPGSPVAKNFTSTEETKEEAAEVEATADEEPKDE; from the coding sequence ATGGGAAATCCTAAAAAACCACGAAAACAGTATGACACTCCATCACATCCATGGAATGCAGAACGTATTAAAGAAGAAAACAGATTAGCAAGTAAATATGGATTAAAAAACAAAAAAGAAATATGGAAAGCTGAATCTAAAGTAAAAAGATACCGAAGAGATGCTCGTATCATCTTAGGTATGGATGCAGATGAAAGAGAAGCACAAGAAACTGAATTAATGAATCATTTAGTAAGACTTGGATTCATTTCACCTAATGCTAAACTCGAAGAAGTATTAGATCTTAACGTAGAAGACGTATTAAGACGTAGATTACAAAGTTTAGTATTCAAAAAAGGTTTAAGTAACACAGCTAAAGAAGCAAGACTATTTGTTGTACACGGTCACATTACACTTAACGGTAAAAAAATTAATGCACCAGGACATTTAGTTGAAAAAGCTGACGAAGATAACATAGGATTCTATCCAGGTTCACCAGTTGCTAAAAACTTCACAAGCACAGAAGAAACAAAAGAAGAAGCTGCAGAAGTAGAAGCAACAGCAGATGAAGAACCAAAGGACGAATAG
- a CDS encoding 50S ribosomal protein L18e, whose translation MVKMKLTKTNPNTVNLIKSLTKQSSAENAPIWKAVANDLSRANRKNKEVNVYHIAKNTAEDDTIVVPTKVLGEGNIEHSVTVAAFKFSAEAEEKITAAGGKCLKIDELMAENPKGSNVKIIK comes from the coding sequence ATAGTAAAAATGAAATTAACAAAAACTAACCCAAATACTGTAAATTTAATAAAATCCCTCACCAAACAATCATCTGCAGAAAATGCTCCTATATGGAAAGCTGTTGCTAACGATCTTTCAAGAGCTAATAGAAAAAATAAAGAAGTAAATGTTTACCATATAGCAAAAAACACAGCTGAAGATGATACTATAGTTGTACCAACAAAAGTTTTAGGTGAAGGTAACATAGAACACAGCGTAACTGTAGCAGCATTTAAATTCTCAGCAGAAGCAGAAGAAAAAATAACAGCTGCAGGCGGAAAATGCCTAAAAATCGATGAACTTATGGCTGAAAATCCAAAAGGATCTAACGTTAAAATCATAAAGTAG
- a CDS encoding 50S ribosomal protein L13, which produces MVTIIDGEGLVLGRLASTVSKRLLNGEEITIINADKIIISGNKDFIYARYKQRVDRASISNPRDLGPKYPRRPDDIFRRTVRGMLPYRKAHGRTAYKNLKVNVGVPVELEGQETVEVKEAQPKNITKSMQLGTVSKLLGAKF; this is translated from the coding sequence ATGGTTACAATTATAGATGGAGAAGGACTTGTATTAGGAAGACTAGCAAGTACAGTCAGTAAAAGATTACTTAACGGGGAAGAAATTACAATAATCAATGCTGACAAAATTATTATATCTGGAAATAAAGATTTTATCTATGCAAGATACAAACAAAGAGTGGACAGAGCAAGTATCTCAAACCCAAGAGATTTAGGTCCAAAATACCCACGTAGACCAGATGATATATTCAGAAGAACAGTTCGTGGAATGCTTCCATACAGAAAAGCACATGGAAGAACAGCTTACAAAAACTTAAAAGTAAATGTAGGTGTTCCAGTAGAACTCGAAGGACAAGAAACAGTTGAAGTAAAAGAAGCACAACCTAAAAACATAACAAAAAGTATGCAATTAGGTACAGTATCAAAATTATTAGGTGCTAAATTTTAG
- a CDS encoding DUF4013 domain-containing protein encodes MDLVDMIKDSLRYPTENYMTWAVLAVICFIISICSLAQYSVNNSIVSAVMSIIVILVTFIELGYCLKLTKSQINGPEVTVKKMDELPEVIKNEFIDGIKLTVVAIVYMIVPAIIFAILAFLTGAWSKISVFVGYFTNAGINAVMSNPEAVVNAIPNAVIVDFASSAMFLTILGVILMIVFTLLLEIATAKLAETGSITDAINFKVVVEKISSIGWGRYIVYAIIMAILGIVCFIIQLIVSMIPAVGPIVSDTIVVSFYIMFSSIALGKLCAY; translated from the coding sequence ATGGATTTAGTAGATATGATTAAGGACTCATTAAGATATCCAACAGAAAATTATATGACATGGGCAGTACTTGCTGTAATATGTTTCATAATAAGTATATGTTCACTAGCACAATACTCAGTAAATAACTCTATAGTATCAGCTGTAATGTCAATTATAGTAATACTTGTAACATTTATTGAACTTGGATATTGTCTTAAACTTACAAAAAGTCAAATTAATGGTCCTGAAGTAACAGTAAAGAAAATGGATGAACTTCCAGAAGTAATTAAAAATGAATTTATAGATGGTATAAAATTAACAGTAGTGGCAATAGTATACATGATTGTACCTGCAATTATATTTGCAATTCTTGCATTCCTTACAGGTGCATGGAGTAAAATTAGTGTATTTGTAGGATATTTTACAAATGCAGGAATTAATGCAGTTATGTCAAATCCTGAAGCTGTTGTAAATGCAATTCCTAACGCTGTAATTGTAGACTTTGCATCATCTGCAATGTTCCTTACAATTCTTGGTGTAATTCTTATGATTGTATTTACATTACTTCTTGAAATTGCAACAGCTAAACTTGCAGAAACAGGAAGTATAACAGATGCAATTAACTTCAAAGTTGTAGTTGAAAAAATATCATCAATTGGATGGGGAAGATACATTGTATATGCAATTATAATGGCTATTCTTGGAATTGTTTGTTTTATCATTCAATTAATTGTAAGTATGATTCCAGCAGTTGGTCCTATAGTTTCAGATACAATTGTAGTATCATTCTATATAATGTTTTCATCTATTGCACTTGGTAAACTTTGTGCATACTAA
- a CDS encoding RNA-guided pseudouridylation complex pseudouridine synthase subunit Cbf5 — protein sequence MADYEYLCEAETDYSYGCPPDERSIEEHIDRGIINLDKPSGPTSHEIDIWVKDIMHTSKTGHGGTLDPKVTGVLPVALNSATKALQLLLLSPKEYVCLMRLHKPIDDDVIRSVLDEFTGKIYQLPPVKSAVKRELRVRKVYEIKLLEIQDNQDVLFRVTCEAGTYIRKLCHDIGEVIGCGAHMAELRRTMAGAFKEDETLTTLQDVTDAYYFYEHEDDPSYLFDIIQPMENATRYVKKIYVKDSAVDAVCHGSDLANSGIVKLDSKINKNNIVAVMTLKDELLAIGQALCSTSEIITSDTKIVVDIQKVFILPKTYPMMWK from the coding sequence ATGGCAGATTATGAGTATTTATGTGAGGCTGAAACTGATTATAGTTATGGTTGTCCTCCAGATGAAAGAAGTATTGAAGAACATATAGATCGTGGAATTATTAATCTTGATAAACCATCAGGTCCAACATCACATGAAATTGATATATGGGTAAAAGATATAATGCATACATCAAAAACAGGTCATGGTGGAACACTTGATCCTAAAGTTACAGGAGTACTACCTGTTGCATTAAATTCTGCAACAAAAGCATTACAACTACTACTTTTATCACCAAAGGAATATGTATGTCTTATGAGATTACACAAACCAATAGATGATGATGTAATACGTAGTGTTCTTGATGAATTTACAGGTAAAATCTATCAATTACCACCTGTTAAATCAGCAGTAAAACGTGAATTACGTGTAAGAAAGGTGTATGAAATAAAGCTTCTTGAAATACAAGATAACCAGGATGTACTTTTTAGAGTAACATGTGAGGCTGGAACATATATTCGTAAATTATGCCATGATATAGGTGAAGTTATTGGCTGTGGTGCACACATGGCAGAACTTAGACGTACAATGGCTGGTGCATTTAAAGAAGATGAAACACTAACAACACTTCAAGATGTAACAGATGCATATTACTTCTATGAACATGAAGATGATCCATCATATCTATTTGATATAATACAGCCAATGGAAAATGCAACACGTTATGTAAAGAAAATATATGTAAAAGATTCAGCAGTTGATGCAGTATGTCATGGATCTGATCTTGCAAATAGTGGAATTGTAAAACTAGATAGTAAAATTAATAAAAATAATATTGTTGCTGTTATGACACTTAAAGATGAACTACTTGCAATTGGTCAGGCACTATGTTCAACTAGTGAAATTATTACATCAGATACAAAAATTGTAGTAGATATACAAAAAGTATTTATATTACCAAAAACATATCCTATGATGTGGAAGTAA
- a CDS encoding 30S ribosomal protein S9, whose product MAKTVHASGKRKTAIARGTVKEGSGRIKINSKPVELYNPELARLKIYEPIELAGEDLINSVDISIRVVGGGVMGQAEAARMVIAKGLVEYTGDMNLKDRYVQYDRTMLVGDPRRTESKKFGGPGARARKQKSYR is encoded by the coding sequence ATGGCTAAAACAGTACACGCTAGTGGAAAAAGAAAAACCGCTATTGCTAGAGGAACAGTTAAAGAAGGTAGCGGAAGAATAAAAATTAACAGTAAACCAGTTGAATTATATAACCCTGAATTAGCAAGACTTAAAATTTATGAACCTATAGAGCTTGCAGGGGAAGACTTAATAAACTCTGTAGATATCAGCATAAGAGTTGTTGGTGGAGGAGTAATGGGTCAAGCAGAAGCAGCTCGTATGGTTATTGCTAAAGGACTAGTTGAATACACTGGTGACATGAATCTTAAAGACAGATACGTACAGTATGACAGAACAATGTTAGTAGGAGACCCACGTCGTACAGAATCCAAAAAATTCGGTGGACCTGGAGCAAGAGCAAGAAAACAAAAAAGTTACAGGTAA
- a CDS encoding DUF4013 domain-containing protein encodes MNLVGLFKKSLKYPADNYKVWIIVAILCFLSSLLDIVSKVTTNMILSSIIALMSFIITLMIAGFCLKVLKSQINGSEIKVATKDKLIGNLKDDFICGLKVLVVEMVYFLIFAVVVAIISYITGAEGSVISFISQLLITADIRLIPTSLFDEFFTSAILIVVISLIFAIILYVFTTIATAKLAETGKILDAFDIKSILSRISSIGWGGYISYLLLLLCVGVVIGLIFIVMGSIPYVGNIAADTIVKSFMLIFTNVSIAKIYTYNNE; translated from the coding sequence ATGAATTTAGTAGGTTTATTTAAAAAATCATTAAAATATCCGGCAGACAACTACAAAGTATGGATAATTGTTGCAATTTTATGTTTTTTATCATCATTGCTTGATATAGTATCTAAAGTTACAACAAATATGATATTATCATCTATTATTGCATTAATGTCATTTATTATAACGCTTATGATTGCAGGTTTTTGTTTGAAAGTTCTTAAAAGTCAAATTAATGGATCTGAAATTAAAGTGGCAACTAAAGATAAATTAATTGGAAATCTTAAAGATGATTTTATCTGTGGTTTAAAAGTTTTAGTTGTTGAAATGGTATACTTCCTTATTTTTGCAGTAGTAGTTGCTATAATTTCATATATTACAGGGGCAGAAGGTAGTGTTATAAGTTTTATATCACAACTTCTCATTACAGCAGATATTAGATTGATTCCAACAAGCTTATTTGATGAATTTTTCACATCAGCAATACTTATAGTGGTAATTAGTTTAATTTTTGCAATTATATTATATGTATTTACTACAATTGCAACAGCAAAACTTGCAGAAACTGGAAAAATATTAGATGCATTTGATATAAAATCTATACTTAGTAGAATTTCATCAATTGGATGGGGAGGATATATTTCATATCTTCTACTACTTTTATGTGTAGGTGTTGTTATTGGTCTTATCTTCATAGTTATGGGTTCAATACCATATGTTGGAAATATTGCAGCAGATACTATTGTTAAATCATTTATGTTGATATTTACTAATGTATCAATTGCTAAAATTTACACATATAATAATGAGTAG
- a CDS encoding DNA-directed RNA polymerase subunit D, with amino-acid sequence MNIEIRYKDEEKAVFVVDGVDDTFINTIRRICLVEIPTFAIEDVNIYKNDAKMFDEVLAHRLGLIPLVTDLDSHIMPKDCDCESHCEKCSVSFLLKEKGPKIVYSKDLKSDDPVVKPVYDTIPIVRLREGEEVELEAIAEIGLGSEHAKWQATTTCGYKYYPRISIEQDKLSDLEEYVEECPRNVLSIDGDELAIGDIEKCSTCRTCQRLSEKDDNAIVVDFEENKYIFNLETDGSLTPVEVLTIACDILSEKADNIINFVNEEE; translated from the coding sequence ATGAATATAGAAATTAGATATAAGGATGAAGAAAAAGCTGTATTTGTTGTAGATGGTGTAGATGATACATTTATTAATACAATAAGAAGAATTTGTCTTGTTGAAATTCCAACATTTGCAATAGAAGATGTAAATATTTACAAAAACGATGCAAAAATGTTTGATGAAGTTTTAGCTCACAGATTAGGATTAATTCCATTAGTAACTGATCTTGATTCTCATATCATGCCGAAAGATTGTGACTGTGAATCACACTGTGAAAAATGCAGCGTTTCATTTCTTCTAAAAGAAAAAGGTCCTAAAATAGTATATTCAAAAGATCTTAAATCAGACGACCCAGTTGTAAAACCAGTTTATGATACAATACCAATAGTAAGACTTCGGGAAGGCGAAGAAGTAGAACTTGAAGCTATTGCAGAAATAGGATTAGGTTCAGAACATGCAAAATGGCAGGCAACAACAACTTGTGGATATAAATATTATCCAAGAATTTCAATAGAACAGGATAAATTATCAGATCTTGAAGAATATGTTGAAGAATGTCCAAGAAATGTATTATCAATTGATGGTGATGAACTTGCAATTGGTGATATTGAAAAATGTTCAACATGCCGAACATGTCAAAGATTATCTGAAAAAGATGACAATGCAATAGTAGTTGACTTTGAAGAAAATAAATATATTTTCAACCTTGAAACAGATGGTTCACTAACACCTGTTGAAGTTCTTACAATAGCTTGTGATATACTATCAGAAAAAGCAGATAATATCATAAATTTTGTGAATGAGGAGGAATAG
- a CDS encoding DNA-directed RNA polymerase subunit N, with translation MLLVRCFTCGKVISASFDEFQERVADGEDPGAVLDDLGITKYCCRRMFISHVDVW, from the coding sequence ATGTTACTCGTAAGATGTTTTACGTGTGGAAAGGTTATTTCAGCAAGTTTTGATGAATTTCAAGAAAGAGTAGCAGATGGTGAAGATCCTGGAGCTGTTCTTGACGATCTTGGAATTACAAAATATTGTTGTAGAAGAATGTTTATCTCACATGTTGATGTATGGTAG
- a CDS encoding DUF4013 domain-containing protein codes for MDLVDLFKDSLRYPAENRMAWLMIMVICFVNSIFSMALASIEDNIVVTVIVSIIVLIVSLVCAGFSLKVIRSQIDNTEVTTNDMTQLPENITSDLVGGIKVAVVEIVYSLVAFAITFIFTYLSGSWDKIISFISQLLAVGNVDVIPTSQIVSFAYSMIFVVFVGVILAIIVYLLQTTSIVKLAETGSIMDALNIKDVLSRISTVGWGRYIIFMVLLAIILFVAVIVLGIVSMIPYVGGIIADTIVGSYIILMMYASIGKLFAN; via the coding sequence ATGGATTTAGTAGATTTATTTAAGGATTCATTAAGATATCCGGCAGAAAATCGTATGGCATGGCTTATGATTATGGTAATTTGTTTTGTTAATTCAATATTTTCTATGGCTTTAGCATCAATTGAAGATAATATTGTTGTAACAGTAATTGTTTCAATCATAGTACTTATTGTATCTTTAGTATGTGCGGGTTTTTCTCTTAAAGTTATAAGAAGTCAAATTGATAATACAGAAGTTACAACAAATGACATGACACAATTACCTGAAAATATTACATCAGATCTAGTAGGTGGAATAAAAGTTGCAGTTGTTGAAATAGTATATTCACTTGTTGCATTTGCAATTACATTTATATTCACATATCTTTCAGGATCATGGGATAAAATTATAAGTTTCATAAGTCAACTTCTTGCTGTTGGAAATGTTGATGTTATCCCAACAAGTCAAATTGTTAGCTTTGCATATTCTATGATATTTGTTGTATTTGTTGGAGTAATTCTTGCAATTATTGTATATTTACTACAAACAACATCTATAGTAAAACTTGCAGAAACTGGAAGTATAATGGATGCTCTTAATATTAAAGATGTATTATCCAGAATTTCAACAGTTGGATGGGGAAGATACATTATATTCATGGTACTTCTTGCAATTATACTATTTGTTGCTGTAATTGTACTTGGTATTGTTTCTATGATTCCATATGTTGGTGGAATTATTGCAGATACAATCGTTGGATCATACATAATTCTTATGATGTATGCATCTATTGGTAAATTATTTGCAAACTAG
- a CDS encoding DUF4013 domain-containing protein produces MLNIEGSLDLFKDSLRYPIENPKVWLSFIILFFITTIFSLTVFSTIDNTPLFVIFGILFIVMSVITLGFSMKIIRNQIYGSDVIVDDMDEIPSNIKDDFIEGIEAVVVEVIYLVIPAMFLFILTYITGLFDWIVNFTIQLLMSSGIDGVVFSQLSSFIHTLISIVFCGVAVESVMFLISTIAIAKHAADESMMSALNIRGILSKISSIGWDEYVVYLILLILTISVLNIILTIVCMIPYVGKVISFTMVGSYILIVTNVSLGKIYTQ; encoded by the coding sequence ATGCTAAATATAGAGGGTAGTTTAGATTTATTTAAGGATTCATTAAGATATCCAATAGAAAATCCAAAAGTTTGGCTAAGTTTTATTATTCTATTTTTTATAACAACAATTTTTAGTTTAACAGTATTTTCAACTATAGATAATACACCTTTATTTGTAATATTTGGTATCTTATTTATTGTTATGTCTGTTATAACACTTGGTTTTAGTATGAAGATTATAAGAAATCAAATATATGGATCTGATGTAATAGTAGATGATATGGATGAAATTCCATCAAATATTAAGGATGATTTTATTGAAGGAATCGAGGCAGTAGTAGTTGAAGTTATATATCTGGTTATTCCTGCCATGTTTTTATTTATCCTAACATATATTACAGGTTTATTTGACTGGATTGTTAATTTTACAATACAACTTCTTATGAGTAGTGGTATTGATGGTGTAGTATTTAGTCAACTTAGTAGTTTTATTCATACATTAATATCTATAGTATTTTGTGGTGTTGCTGTTGAATCTGTAATGTTTCTAATTTCAACAATTGCTATTGCAAAACATGCAGCAGATGAAAGTATGATGAGTGCATTAAATATCAGGGGTATTCTTTCAAAAATTTCATCAATTGGATGGGATGAATATGTAGTGTATCTAATTTTACTTATACTAACAATATCAGTTCTTAATATTATACTCACTATTGTTTGTATGATTCCATATGTTGGTAAGGTTATTTCATTTACAATGGTAGGATCATATATCTTAATTGTTACTAATGTATCACTTGGGAAAATTTATACACAGTAA
- a CDS encoding 30S ribosomal protein S11, which translates to MAEQEKWGVAHVYSSFNNTIITVTDITGAETITQWSGGKVVRSDRQESSPFAAMEAANRVADDIKEKGIAGLHIKVRASGGNGPRTPGPGAQATIRALARAGIKIGKIEDVTPIPHDGTGRPGGKRGRRV; encoded by the coding sequence ATGGCAGAACAAGAGAAATGGGGTGTAGCTCACGTTTACTCATCTTTTAACAACACTATTATAACTGTTACAGATATTACTGGTGCTGAAACCATAACACAATGGTCTGGTGGAAAAGTTGTAAGATCAGACAGACAAGAATCATCACCATTTGCAGCTATGGAAGCAGCAAACAGAGTAGCAGATGATATTAAAGAAAAAGGAATTGCTGGTCTTCATATTAAAGTACGAGCTTCTGGAGGAAATGGTCCAAGAACACCAGGACCTGGTGCTCAAGCAACAATAAGAGCATTAGCAAGAGCTGGTATAAAAATTGGTAAAATTGAAGATGTAACTCCTATACCTCACGATGGTACTGGTAGACCTGGTGGTAAAAGAGGTAGAAGAGTATAA